A stretch of Mus caroli chromosome 5, CAROLI_EIJ_v1.1, whole genome shotgun sequence DNA encodes these proteins:
- the Cckar gene encoding cholecystokinin receptor type A: protein MDVVDSLLMNGSNITPPCELGLENETLFCLDQPQPSKEWQSAVQILLYSFIFLLSVLGNTLVITVLIRNKRMRTVTNIFLLSLAVSDLMLCLFCMPFNLIPNLLKDFIFGSAVCKTTTYFMGTSVSVSTFNLVAISLERYGAICRPLQSRVWQTKSHALKVIAATWCLSFTIMTPYPIYSNLVPFTKNNNQTANMCRFLLPSDAMQQSWQTFLLLILFLIPGIVMVVAYGLISLELYRGIKFDASQKKSAKEKRLSSGGGSSSSRYEDSDGCYLQKSRPPRKLELQQLSTSSSGGRINRIRSSGSAANLIAKKRVIRMLIVIVVLFFLCWMPIFSANAWRAYDTVSAEKHLSGTPISFILLLSYTSSCVNPIIYCFMNKRFRLGFMATFPCCPNPGPTGVRGEVGEEEDGRTIRASLSRYSYSHMSTSAPPP from the exons ATGGATGTGGTCGACAGCCTTCTTATGAATGGGAGCAACATCACTCCCCCCTGTGAACTCGGGCTGGAAAATGAGACGCTTTTCTGCCTGGATCAACCTCAGCCTTCAAAAG AATGGCAGTCTGCAGTGCAGATTCTCCTGTACTCCTTCATATTCCTTCTCAGTGTGCTGGGGAACACACTGGTTATCACGGTGCTGATTCGAAACAAGAGGATGCGGACTGTCACCAACATCTTCCTGCTGTCCCTGGCTGTCAGTGATCTCATGCTTTGCCTCTTCTGCATGCCGTTCAACCTCATCCCCAACCTGCTCAAGGATTTCATCTTTGGAAGTGCCGTGTGCAAGACTACCACCTATTTCATGG GCACTTCCGTGAGTGTTTCCACCTTCAACCTGGTAGCCATCTCTCTGGAGAGATACGGCGCCATCTGCAGACCCCTACAATCCCGCGTCTGGCAAACAAAGTCCCATGCTTTGAAGGTCATCGCTGCCACCTGGTGCCTCTCCTTTACCATCATGACTCCGTACCCCATTTACAGCAACTTGGTGCCTTTTACTAAAAACAATAACCAGACGGCAAACATGTGCCGCTTCCTGTTGCCAAGTGACGCTATGCAGCAGTCCTG GCAGACATTCCTGCTACTCATACTCTTCCTTATCCCCGGGATTGTGATGGTGGTGGCTTACGGGCTGATCTCTCTGGAACTCTACCGAGGAATCAAGTTTGATGCCAGCCAGAAGAAATCTGCTAAAG AGAAGAGGCTAAGCAGCGGCGGCGGTAGCAGCAGCAGCCGATATGAGGATAGTGATGGCTGTTACTTACAGAAATCCAGGCCTCCAAGGAAGCTAGAGCTGCAGCAGCTGTCAaccagcagcagtggtggcagaaTCAACCGGATCAGGAGCAGTGGTTCTGCTGCCAACCTGATCGCCAAGAAGCGCGTGATCCGCATGCTCATTGTCATTGTGGTCCTCTTCTTCCTGTGCTGGATGCCCATCTTCAGTGCCAATGCCTGGCGGGCATATGACACGGTTTCTGCTGAGAAACACCTCTCAGGGACCCCCatctccttcatcctcctcctctcctacACCTCCTCCTGTGTGAACCCCATTATCTACTGCTTCATGAACAAACGCTTTCGCCTGGGCTTCATGGCCACCTTCCCCTGTTGCCCGAATCCTGGTCCCACCGGGGTGAGAGGagaagtgggagaggaggaggatgggaggacCATAAGGGCATCCCTGTCCCGGTATTCCTACAGCCACATGAgcacctctgccccacccccctgA